A single genomic interval of Tsukamurella paurometabola harbors:
- a CDS encoding NTP transferase domain-containing protein: MTSTDPDPAASCDAAVVVAGGDARRLGRDKPELVVGGRRLLDAAIAAAGGAHVVVVGPPRAVPDRVVVVREDPPGGGPLAAIAAGLAAVPAGARTVAVLAADLPEVAPSDLSRLAALRAATGAPVALAEDRHGRAQYLLAVWDAAALRAAVAGRAAGGAVRGIVAPDAPRLRLPLADVDTPDDLARAESAPTAVRRLLRTALAPLPAAGGPPVPGAALAEPLVAAAPFPPFDQSAMDGWAVAGAPPWRPVAGAALAGHGAPPLTAGTAVRIATGARLPDGAERVIRDEEIVVDGHLLTCADRGRNDVRPAGSAWSAGTTLAAAGTPIDPPLVSLATAAGVSAVSARGPVRIRLHTSGDEVGAAGRGGLPETAWAAVAATLGSAGADVLRGPHLPDAPASFGAALLPDGADVVAVIGATGRGAADRLRGALAEAGATLLVDGVDVRPGGSLLVATVPEGPVVLGLGGNPMAAMLGAALLAEPVCGALLRRAPRPAELLRLADANPDDRWRMLPVEPDGAGGWHLPATVATPHLRDAVGRRAVALVPPLARPGDLAERLA, from the coding sequence GTGACGTCTACTGACCCCGACCCGGCCGCGTCCTGCGACGCGGCCGTCGTCGTGGCCGGTGGCGACGCCCGCCGCCTCGGGCGGGACAAGCCCGAACTCGTCGTCGGCGGGCGGCGCCTGCTCGACGCGGCGATCGCCGCGGCCGGCGGTGCGCACGTCGTCGTCGTGGGCCCGCCGCGCGCGGTCCCGGACCGGGTCGTCGTGGTGCGCGAGGATCCGCCGGGCGGCGGCCCGCTCGCCGCGATCGCCGCCGGGCTCGCCGCCGTTCCCGCGGGCGCACGAACGGTCGCCGTGCTCGCGGCGGACCTCCCGGAGGTCGCCCCGTCGGACCTCTCGCGCCTCGCCGCCCTCCGTGCGGCCACGGGTGCGCCGGTCGCGCTCGCCGAGGACCGCCACGGCCGCGCCCAGTACCTGCTCGCCGTGTGGGACGCCGCCGCGCTCCGGGCCGCCGTCGCCGGCCGGGCGGCGGGCGGGGCCGTCCGGGGCATCGTCGCCCCCGATGCGCCGCGGCTGCGCCTGCCCCTCGCCGACGTCGACACCCCGGACGACCTCGCCCGTGCGGAGTCCGCGCCGACCGCGGTCCGCCGCCTGCTCCGGACGGCGCTCGCCCCGCTCCCCGCCGCGGGCGGCCCACCGGTTCCCGGCGCCGCGCTCGCCGAGCCGCTGGTCGCCGCCGCCCCCTTCCCCCCGTTCGACCAGTCCGCGATGGACGGCTGGGCGGTCGCGGGTGCGCCGCCGTGGCGCCCGGTCGCCGGCGCCGCCCTCGCCGGTCATGGCGCACCGCCCCTGACGGCCGGTACCGCAGTGCGGATCGCGACGGGAGCCCGGCTCCCCGATGGCGCCGAACGGGTGATCCGGGACGAGGAGATCGTGGTCGACGGGCACCTGCTGACCTGCGCGGATCGCGGCCGTAACGACGTCCGTCCGGCGGGCTCCGCCTGGTCCGCGGGGACGACGCTCGCGGCCGCGGGCACCCCGATCGATCCGCCCCTGGTCTCGCTCGCCACCGCGGCGGGCGTCTCCGCGGTGTCCGCCCGCGGGCCGGTCCGGATCCGCCTGCACACCTCGGGCGACGAGGTGGGGGCGGCCGGACGCGGCGGCCTGCCGGAGACCGCCTGGGCCGCCGTCGCGGCGACGCTGGGTTCCGCGGGAGCCGACGTCCTGCGCGGCCCGCACCTGCCCGACGCCCCCGCCTCCTTCGGCGCCGCCCTCCTGCCCGACGGGGCCGACGTGGTCGCGGTCATCGGCGCCACCGGCCGGGGTGCCGCGGACCGGCTGCGCGGGGCGCTCGCCGAGGCCGGCGCGACGCTGCTCGTCGACGGGGTGGACGTGCGGCCCGGCGGCTCCCTGCTCGTCGCGACGGTGCCGGAGGGGCCCGTCGTCCTCGGCCTCGGCGGGAACCCGATGGCGGCGATGCTGGGTGCCGCTCTGCTCGCCGAGCCCGTCTGCGGTGCGCTGCTGCGCCGCGCGCCGCGGCCCGCGGAACTGCTCCGCCTCGCCGACGCGAACCCGGACGACCGGTGGCGCATGCTGCCGGTCGAGCCCGACGGTGCCGGCGGGTGGCACCTGCCCGCCACCGTGGCGACGCCGCACCTCCGCGACGCCGTGGGCCGCCGTGCCGTCGCCCTCGTGCCCCCGCTCGCCCGGCCGGGCGACCTGGCCGAACGCCTCGCCTGA